In Mammaliicoccus sp. Marseille-Q6498, the genomic stretch CACTCTATATTCATTAACTGTGCGTTTTTTAGATATTTGTCCGCTATATTTTATTACAACTTTCATATCTGTTTCGAAATCGTTAGTATCTATTTTATTACTAAATTCTTGAAATACACTTTGATTAATAGGAATTAAATAAAACTGGTTATTCGGTAAAATATTAATATTTTTTCTTTGCATTACTTCATTGCCGTTTAATTTCAAAATAATTTCTATATTTTTTGCAGATCCGCCACCTAAATTCAATAATTTAAATGCCGTATTCACATATTCGTTATCCGTTGCGGTTAAATTTTTAACTTTTAACACGTCTTTTTTTTCTAATATAATCTGATCAAAAGATAGATACGGTATAAAAGAAATTTTGATTTGTCGTATTTGAATCATGACAGATACAAAATATAAAATCGCCATGATGAAAGTACCAATGGAACCAATCGCTTGTAAAATACTAATCATATTTGTCCCCCCTTTAACTTTAATTCGTTCTATCATTATACCCTTTACAAAGAAGGTAAATCATAAGAGGTAAAAATCAAAAAATGAGACAGAAATCTAAAATGTTAATTTAGATTTCATAGTCTCACTCTACAGTCTTTCAATATCTCTTATGATTTGTTTTGCTTGTCCGATTAAGTTTATCACTTCATCATTTTGAAGGGATGCTTTGTGTTGTTCTTCGCTTGTCCAAGATTCGTCTACTTGTATTAAATCAGGGTTATTTTCATCTTGCATGACTTTGTAATAATTGCAGCCCTCTAAAGTTTCCATACTTGCACTTGCTTGTGATAAGTATTCGAACAATTCATTTCCTCTTGTAGGTTCTGCAATGAATTTTGTGTTGAGTTCATACATATATAAGCCCCTCTCTTTGTTTAGTATTCTTCTTTCAAAATACCGTAAACGAGCGTGTTTCTATATTCGTCTTTTATTTTAATATTTTGTCGTAAAATGCCTTCGTGTTTCATACCTAAGTTTTGTAGTACAATTTCTGAAGCTGTGTTACGGATATCTGTTGTTGCCCAAATTCTATTTAATTTAAGAACTTTAAAGCCATATTTCACAATTGTTCTCGTAACATCTATTGCTATACCGTTACCCCAATAGTCTGGGTGCAGGACATAACCTAGTTCTCCGCTGTCGTTTTCAGTATCACTTACTAACTGAACAGCACCGATCACTTTATCTTCGTCTGCATCAACGATTACGTTATACATCCAATTTTCGTCTCTATTTAATAACATATCTACAAATGCTTCAGTTTGTTCATATGTTTGAGGTTCCCATGTCATATATTTCGTTACTTCTGGTAATGATGCAAAAGCATTGATGTCTTCTATATCTGAGCGTTTTAAATCTCTTAAATAATAATCTACCATATTTCCTCCTGTATTTATGTTAATTTGATTTGATGATTGAGAATATCTTATCATAATTATTAAGCTACACAAACTTATATTTATTGAATGAAAGATATAAAGGGCTAAGACATAAATGCCTCAGCCCCCTTGAATCTTTTCTATCTATCTAATTTTACATCTTTGTATTCTTTTGTACCAACATAGTGAATGACACGGCCTTTAACTTCTTTTTTCGTTAATCTCGCTTTACCTTTTTGATAAAGTGGAACGACCATTCCATCTTTCAGTAACATTTCTTCAGCATTTGCTAATTCATCCCAACGTTTATTTGGATCTTTTAGTAAAGTTGTTTTGCCATCATCGATAATTTTATCGTATTTAGGGTTATCATATCCTGTTTCACCTTTAGTTGTTTCACTGTGATATAAATCTAAAAATGTCATTGGATCTGGATAATCTGGGCCCCATCCAGTAAGTGCAATATCATAATCGCCTTTTTTCGTTAAAGCTATTTTTTGTTTATTAGGTTGTTGTTTAATTGAAAGTGTCACACCTGGTAAATGCTTTTCAATTTGTTCTTTAAAGTATTCTGCATCTTTTTTAGCATTGTCTTGATCAAAAGTTAAAAATTCGATATTGATTTTATCTTTTCCTAGAGCTTGTTTAGCTTTTGCTAATGACGCTTTCGCTTTTTTAGGATCGTAAGTGTATGGTGCTTTAACTAATTTGTTATAGTCTTTATTATCATCGTTTGTGAATACTTTTTTAGGTGTAAACGTATCAATTGGTGTAGATCCGTCATTTAAATTGTTATCCACATAACTTTTCTTGTCGATAGATTGCGCAATCGCAGCTCTTAAATCTTTATTTTGTAAATCTTTATTTGATTGAGTATTAATTTGAAGATAGTAAGTTGCAGATTCTAGTTTAGTGCTGAATCCTTCTTTCTTCTCATTAGATTTTACATTTTGTGAACTTAATTCTGTTGAATCTACTTTATTATTATTGTATAAATTAAGCGCTGTTTGTTCGTCTTTAAT encodes the following:
- a CDS encoding antibiotic biosynthesis monooxygenase, with the translated sequence MYELNTKFIAEPTRGNELFEYLSQASASMETLEGCNYYKVMQDENNPDLIQVDESWTSEEQHKASLQNDEVINLIGQAKQIIRDIERL
- a CDS encoding GNAT family protein, with the translated sequence MVDYYLRDLKRSDIEDINAFASLPEVTKYMTWEPQTYEQTEAFVDMLLNRDENWMYNVIVDADEDKVIGAVQLVSDTENDSGELGYVLHPDYWGNGIAIDVTRTIVKYGFKVLKLNRIWATTDIRNTASEIVLQNLGMKHEGILRQNIKIKDEYRNTLVYGILKEEY
- a CDS encoding peptide ABC transporter substrate-binding protein, whose product is MKNIYKMGICVLAFIILLAGCSGGGSDDKAPKDTLRLIAPSDLATLDSSLAVDAGAFEVMNATQEGLYRLDKDDKAEPAIATGDPKKSNNGKTWTFKLRKDAKWSNGDPVTAKDFVFAWRRVVDPKTASEYAYIMYDIKNAEAINKSEKKPEELGVKAIDDHTLQLTLNEELPYYKELLSFGTFMPLNEKFVKKQGDKYGTSVDKTLYSGPFVMSDWKVEDQFSLKKNKKYWDKKNVALKGINYKVIKDEQTALNLYNNNKVDSTELSSQNVKSNEKKEGFSTKLESATYYLQINTQSNKDLQNKDLRAAIAQSIDKKSYVDNNLNDGSTPIDTFTPKKVFTNDDNKDYNKLVKAPYTYDPKKAKASLAKAKQALGKDKINIEFLTFDQDNAKKDAEYFKEQIEKHLPGVTLSIKQQPNKQKIALTKKGDYDIALTGWGPDYPDPMTFLDLYHSETTKGETGYDNPKYDKIIDDGKTTLLKDPNKRWDELANAEEMLLKDGMVVPLYQKGKARLTKKEVKGRVIHYVGTKEYKDVKLDR